One window of Phoenix dactylifera cultivar Barhee BC4 chromosome 5, palm_55x_up_171113_PBpolish2nd_filt_p, whole genome shotgun sequence genomic DNA carries:
- the LOC103711131 gene encoding arogenate dehydratase 3, chloroplastic-like — MASSAPPLKFPNSVSSSTKKRRKFSDLPSIAPTGKNWRPSTVVVAGINGHPQINGSGALRVAFQGAPGAYSEFAAKTASPACTTIPCRAFADAIDAVERGRADRAILPVESTMEGTALRNYDLLLRHDLRIVQEINLFVHYCLLAMPGVRPGELRRVISHPMALAHCGRALSHLGLRREPVEDTAGAVEMLRSNHLLDTAAIASPRAAVLYGLDVLAHGLQDESWNVTRFLLLSKTPTGPPQEPAGAGLKTSLVIAHRGGSMMVLLKVLSAFSKRNINLTKLEVINSSNEGEAPVMILDVRGRGSLRAFPHVLYVDFEGSTEESKVKEAIDEISSFSVFVRILGCYTADTNVYDLQ, encoded by the coding sequence ATGGCTTCTTCTGCTCCCCCTCTAAAATTTCCGAACTCTGTATCCTCTTctacaaaaaagagaaggaagttTTCAGATTTACCCTCTATTGCTCCGACCGGCAAGAATTGGAGGCCCTCCACGGTGGTCGTCGCCGGCATCAACGGCCACCCCCAGATCAACGGCTCCGGCGCCCTCCGCGTGGCCTTCCAGGGCGCCCCGGGCGCCTACAGCGAGTTCGCGGCCAAGACGGCGAGCCCGGCCTGCACCACCATCCCGTGCCGCGCGTTCGCCGACGCGATCGACGCTGTGGAGCGCGGCCGCGCCGACCGCGCCATCCTCCCCGTGGAGAGCACCATGGAGGGCACTGCCCTCCGGAACTAcgacctcctcctccgccacgaCCTCCGCATCGTCCAGGAGATCAACCTCTTCGTCCATTACTGCCTCCTCGCCATGCCCGGCGTCCGCCCTGGCGAGCTCCGCCGCGTCATCAGCCACCCCATGGCCCTCGCCCACTGCGGCCGCGCCCTCTCCCATCTCGGCCTCCGCCGCGAGCCCGTCGAGGACACTGCCGGCGCGGTCGAGATGCTCCGCTCCAACCACCTGCTGGACACCGCCGCCATCGCCAGCCCCCGCGCTGCTGTCTTGTACGGCCTCGACGTCCTCGCGCATGGACTCCAGGACGAGTCCTGGAACGTCACCCGCTTCCTCCTCCTGTCGAAGACCCCCACCGGACCGCCCCAGGAACCCGCCGGGGCCGGGCTGAAGACGAGCCTGGTCATCGCCCACCGAGGCGGCTCCATGATGGTGCTTCTAAAAGTCCTCTCTGCGTTCTCCAAACGAAACATCAATCTCACGAAGCTGGAGGTGATCAACTCGTCGAACGAAGGGGAGGCGCCTGTGATGATACTGGACGTGAGGGGGAGGGGGTCGCTGAGGGCTTTCCCCCATGTTTTGTATGTAGATTTCGAAGGCTCCACGGAGGAGTCCAAGGTAAAGGAGGCCATCGACGAGATCTCTTCTTTCTCGGTTTTTGTTCGTATTCTTGGCTGCTACACGGccgatactaatgtttatgatCTTCAATAG
- the LOC103711155 gene encoding pentatricopeptide repeat-containing protein At1g08070, chloroplastic-like, whose amino-acid sequence MIPSSLWIKYLPKDWLAKHCTSIPKCKQAHAVLLRAAFFHHNHFASKLLSFLAVSPSGDLNYARKIFSQLDSPDVFIWNTMIRGHARGPNPSDALSFFDLMVHSGVGTDHHTYPFVLTACARLQAPRLGMRFHGETVKAGLESDVFVLNSLIQTYANCRCFDAAHKLFDGNPSRDVVSWNVMIRGYVHGGFFQQAFDWFEEMKAKNVGPDAVTVISLVSACSRLGDLERGRSLHSYSSELGFLTNNLKLSNAILDMYCKCGDLVSAWKFFNDMDDGDSVTWTTMISGLANSGSFQEALELFGLMQRERVWPDEVVLVIVLLVCAQLGALDQGKYVHLLINRYKVKRDVVLETALADMYAKCGALDFALQVFEKMKERNVFTWNAMIGGLAMHGHGERALELFERMLNERIVPDDVTFIGLLSACSHACLVNEGIKLFRMMQDVYQIQPRMEHYGCMVDLFCRARLVQDALAFIESMPIRPNAVLWASLIGACRALGEIELAEKASKHVIELEPDSCGRYVMLSNLYAGIRRWDDALEVRNLMRAKGIEKAPGASWIELNGTVHQFVAGDRSHLQTNEIYMMVEEMCQRVRSAGHVSGTMEVLFDIEEEEKEHSLFLHSEKLAVAFGLISTTQGSPIRITKNLRVCTDCHSFLKAVSEVFGREIVARDRNRFHHFREGICSCKDFW is encoded by the coding sequence ATGATCCCATCGTCGCTATGGATCAAATACCTCCCCAAGGACTGGCTGGCGAAGCATTGCACTTCCATCCCCAAATGCAAGCAAGCCCACGCCGTCCTCCTCCGCGCCGCCTTCTTCCACCACAACCACTTCGCCAGCAAGCTCCTCTCTTTCCTCGCTGTCTCCCCCTCCGGCGACCTCAACTACGCCCGGAAAATCTTCTCCCAGTTAGACAGCCCGGATGTCTTCATATGGAACACAATGATCCGAGGCCACGCCAGAGGCCCCAACCCTTCCGATGCCCTGTCCTTCTTCGACCTCATGGTCCATTCCGGCGTCGGGACCGATCACCACACATACCCATTTGTGCTCACAGCCTGCGCTCGCTTGCAAGCTCCCCGGCTCGGCATGCGGTTTCATGGCGAGACGGTTAAAGCTGGGCTGGAGTCTGATGTGTTCGTGCTTAATTCTTTGATTCAGACGTACGCAAACTGTCGGTGTTTTGACGCTGCCCACAAGTTGTTCGACGGAAATCCCTCTCGGGATGTCGTGTCGTGGAATGTCATGATAAGAGGTTATGTTCATGGGGGCTTTTTCCAGCAGGCATTTGATTGGTTCGAGGAGATGAAAGCAAAGAACGTCGGGCCGGATGCTGTGACTGTGATAAGTTTGGTCTCTGCTTGTTCTCGACTGGGTGATTTGGAGAGAGGACGGTCGCTCCATTCGTACTCGAGTGAACTTGGTTTCTTGACAAACAACCTCAAGTTGAGCAATGCAATCCTTGATATGTATTGTAAGTGTGGAGATTTGGTATCAGCATGGAAGTTTTTCAATGATATGGATGACGGGGACTCGGTGACCTGGACTACCATGATCTCAGGTTTGGCTAACTCTGGGAGTTTTCAAGAGGCTTTGGAGTTGTTTGGACTTATGCAGCGTGAGAGGGTCTGGCCGGATGAGGTGGTCCTCGTGATAGTGTTATTGGTTTGTGCTCAGTTGGGGGCTCTCGATCAAGGTAAATATGTCCACCTCCTCATAAACCGATACAAGGTGAAGCGAGACGTTGTGCTTGAGACTGCTCTTGCGGACATGTATGCAAAGTGTGGGGCCTTAGATTTTGCTCTGCAGGTCTTCGAGAAGATGAAGGAAAGGAATGTTTTCACATGGAATGCGATGATTGGTGGACTGGCAATGCATGGGCATGGGGAACGTGCATTGGAGCTTTTTGAAaggatgttgaatgagagaATCGTGCCTGATGACGTGACTTTTATAGGGCTCTTATCTGCATGCAGTCATGCATGTTTGGTCAATGAGGGTATCAAACTTTTCAGGATGATGCAAGATGTGTACCAAATTCAGCCAAGGATGGAGCATTATGGATGCATGGTTGACTTGTTTTGTAGAGCAAGGTTGGTGCAAGATGCTCTGGCTTTTATAGAAAGCATGCCCATCAGGCCAAATGCGGTACTGTGGGCTAGTCTTATTGGAGCATGTAGGGCTCTTGGAGAGATTGAACTTGCAGAGAAGGCCAGTAAACATGTCATCGAATTGGAACCTGACTCCTGTGGCCGATACGTGATGCTGTCAAATTTGTATGCCGGCATTAGAAGGTGGGATGATGCCTTGGAGGTCAGAAACCTGATGAGAGCCAAAGGAATTGAGAAAGCTCCAGGAGCAAGTTGGATTGAGTTGAATGGAACAGTTCACCAGTTTGTTGCAGGTGACAGATCACATCTCCAAACAAACGAGATTTATATGATGGTGGAAGAAATGTGCCAACGGGTAAGGTCTGCTGGTCATGTTTCGGGTACCATGGAAGTCTTGTTTGAcatagaggaggaagagaaagagcATTCTCTGTTCCTACACAGCGAGAAGCTGGCTGTTGCCTTTGGCTTGATAAGCACCACTCAAGGCTCACCAATTCGAATCACTAAGAACCTTCGTGTCTGTACCGATTGTCATTCTTTCCTCAAGGCTGTTTCTGAAGTTTTTGGTAGAGAGATAGTTGCAAGGGATCGAAACCGATTTCACCATTTCAGAGAAGGCATTTGTTCATGCAAGGACTTCTGGTAG